The following DNA comes from Verrucomicrobiales bacterium.
CATTGATGGTTTGCCAAGGCCGGGTTGTTCACAGGGCCGCCTCCGTCTTGTCTCGGCGTTGTCGCCGGTTTTCTCGCGCTGCCTCCAGCTTGCGATCGCGCGTGGCATAGATCTCGGTGTGCCGACCTTCCAGCCGATCCTTGGGCGTCACGTATCCCAAAGCGCTGTGCAAGCGCACCGTGTTGTAATGTTCCACAAACTCTCCCACCACACGTCGGGCATCCTCTAAGGTCAGCGGCGTCTTGGGACGAATGGCTTGTTCCTTCAATGTCCGATGATACCGCTCGAGCTTTCCGTTGCTCTGGGGATAGTGCGGGCTGGTCAGCACGTGGCTGGTTTGCCACAGGCGAAGGTATTCCTTGAAATCCTTCGCTACAAACTGCGGTCCGTTGTCGGAGATGATCCGGGGCCGGGCCTGGGGATGTTTCTCCCGGGCACGTTGCAGCACCAGCTCGGCGTCGGCTTCCTTCATCGCCTCCCGGATCTCCCAATGGACGATGGAGCGTGAACACCCGTCCAGAATGCTGCACAGGTAGTAGAAGGTTCCCCCCACATTCACATAGGAAAAGTCGATGTGCCAGTGGTCGTGCGGGGCCAGGGGTTGCACAAACCCTGTGCCCTTGCGCGAGGGTTTGTTCCATCGATTGGCTAAGAGCCCTTCGGCTTTGAGCACTCGGTAGACGCTGGCCGGGCTCACGGCCACAATGTCCCGGTCCAGCATCATGAAACATAACCGCCGGTAGCCTTCCAGGGGATACTCGTGAAAGAACTTCACGATCTCGTGCTTCTCCCACGATTCCAGCCAATGGTCGCGTGGCACCAGGTGGTTGTGCTCGTTGGCTTTGCCATACCGGCAGCGCCAATCCCGAAACTTGCGCGAGGACAGTTCGATCCACCGAAGCAATCGCTCGTAACAGATCTCGGTCTTCTCCGACCAGTTTCGAACAAAGTCTACCAACTCGTCCCGGATGTCGTGAGGAATCCATGCCGCGTTCAGAGCTCCCCAAGATCTTTTTTTAAGCGGATGTGCTCCTCCATGAGTTCGGAGAGCACCTCATGCTTGCGCTGAAGTTTGGACTCCAAAGCCTCAATCTGCTTCTCGAACTTGGTTTCAGCCTTGGGACTGCCCGTACCCTCAAATGCTTTGGACCCGTTCTCGAAAAACGTCCGCTGCCATTGATAGAAGAGTGTCGGATGAATCTTGTGCTGCTCGCAGACATCCGACACCGGCTTGCCTTCCAGCAAGTGCAATCGCAGGATCTTTACTTTCTCTTCGCCACTGAATTGGCGTCGTTCTCGTTGACTCATATCACTGTGCCTTTCTACGGGCATCAGTGCGTAAGCTCAATCTTCAATCCGGCGTTTTCGGCTGAGGCAGAACAAGGCCGCACTTCAGGTCCTTACCTGGTGGGCTGGCCCGACTCAATCAGACCAGCCCCTCTACGATTCTCTCTCGAAGCTCGCGTGATGCCCAAAGCCCGAGTTAGCCCCACCTCTCCAACCCGACATCAGACAGGTCACTATGCTTGAACGAGGTCTGAATCTTCATCGCTGCGCGATGAACTCGACTGCGCAGGGTGCTGCTTTTCAGACCTGTCCGTTTCGCGATCTCTGCATAGGAGTATCCTTCAATGTATTTCATCTCCAGCAGCTTGCAGTCCTGCTCAGAAACTACCTTAAGAATCTCCCGCTTCAATTCGTTACTCATGGGGCATCTCCTTGTTTGGAATCAATCGTGGTCCGCCTGGTCATCCAGCTCCAACCGGACCAGTTTGGCGTGCCACTGGTTCTTCTGGAGTCGCCAGTATCCGTTGATGTAACCGTAAAGAACCATCAGGAAGAAGTTCTCCAGCTTAAGCCCATGGTTAGGGTCATACCGATTGACGGAGGTATGGACAGCGTCCAATACCGTCTGCTCCGGATCGAAAACGCCGCGACTTTCGGCAATACGGAGTCCGGTGGACCACATCGATTCCATCAGGAGATTTGCACGCTGCTCCGCAATAGTCTCATGGGAGGCGCCAGCATTGAGCGCTGCTTCTTCGCCCTGTTTAAAGTGTGTAGGAAGATGCAGCCCCCGGGACTTCAGCGGAGTTCCTTGCGTAGGGAGCCCAAGGCAAGGATCGCAAGCGTCTGGCGTCTCAACGGATCCCAGCGAGCCATTCTGCGCCTGCTCGGCCTGCTGCTGAGAACGTTTGGTAACCCCGGAATGCTTATGACTGCTGCTCTGGATTTTTGGCTTCATAATAAGTCAATTTTCGATTATCCACCCGTAACGCTCCTAAACTTGTGAGCCGGCCGCGGTGGTGGTTGCCGCGCTTGTAACCAGTAGAATTGGGAATCCCATATCTGCCCACGAAGCGGGCCGCTGCGGGTAGGCATAAGCAGTATGGCTGCAACCAAAATCAAAAGGATCGACCCCGCCAAACTCAGTCGGGCGCGAATGCAAAAGGGGTGGAGTCAGGAACGTCTGGCTTCCGAGCTCCAAAGGTCTGGTGTCGACAGCAGAACCTCAGTGAGGACCCTGCAAACCTACGAAGCCACTGGCCGGGTGCCTGATCCCATGGTCACGATCCTGGCGAACGTCCTCGATGTGCCGGAACAGGAGCTCCTACCTGACGCGAAAGCACCGTGGCGAATTCCGCTGATGACCTATGATCCCTCCTGGATGCCCCCCGCAGCCCTGTTGAGGGCAGACGTCGGTGCTGTCGAATTCCATTTTCGTGAGGAAGAAATCGCCAGTCTACGCCAGTGGTGCTCCACACCACAAAGGACAATGGCGATGTTGTGCGTCGGCCCTGGCGGTATCGGGAAGACCCGGCTCGCCACTGAGATTTGCCGCGTCATGAGTCAGGAGGAGTCCTGGCGCGCAGGTTTCCTCGACTACAAGGCTTGTGTCCTCGACCTCGAGCTGTGGAAGGACATTTTTAACGACCCTTCCCCCCTCTTGCTGGTCATGGACTACGCTGACCATCGCAGTAGTATTGTGCTGTGGCTACTCCAGGAGGCAATCAAACGGAACGGTCGAA
Coding sequences within:
- a CDS encoding transposase, whose translation is MSQRERRQFSGEEKVKILRLHLLEGKPVSDVCEQHKIHPTLFYQWQRTFFENGSKAFEGTGSPKAETKFEKQIEALESKLQRKHEVLSELMEEHIRLKKDLGEL
- a CDS encoding IS3 family transposase, coding for MVDFVRNWSEKTEICYERLLRWIELSSRKFRDWRCRYGKANEHNHLVPRDHWLESWEKHEIVKFFHEYPLEGYRRLCFMMLDRDIVAVSPASVYRVLKAEGLLANRWNKPSRKGTGFVQPLAPHDHWHIDFSYVNVGGTFYYLCSILDGCSRSIVHWEIREAMKEADAELVLQRAREKHPQARPRIISDNGPQFVAKDFKEYLRLWQTSHVLTSPHYPQSNGKLERYHRTLKEQAIRPKTPLTLEDARRVVGEFVEHYNTVRLHSALGYVTPKDRLEGRHTEIYATRDRKLEAARENRRQRRDKTEAAL